A genomic window from Streptomyces sp. NBC_01429 includes:
- the rpe gene encoding ribulose-phosphate 3-epimerase, which produces MAQINPSILSADFARLAEEAKAVEGADWLHVDVMDNHFVPNLTLGVPVVEALGRATGTPLDCHLMIEDPDRWAPQYVEAGAGSVTFHVEAAAAPVRLAREIRAKGAKASMALKPATPIEPYEDLLPELDMLLIMTVEPGFGGQAFLDIMLPKIRRTRELISKHGLELWLQVDGGVSATTIERCAEAGADVFVAGSAVYGTDDPAAAVRMLRNQATEATAAASWACGH; this is translated from the coding sequence ATGGCCCAGATCAACCCCAGCATCCTGTCCGCCGACTTCGCCCGTCTCGCCGAGGAGGCGAAGGCCGTCGAAGGAGCCGACTGGCTCCATGTCGATGTCATGGACAACCACTTCGTGCCCAATCTGACCCTCGGCGTGCCCGTGGTCGAAGCGCTCGGCCGGGCCACCGGGACGCCGCTCGACTGCCATCTGATGATCGAGGACCCGGACCGCTGGGCCCCGCAGTACGTCGAGGCGGGCGCCGGGTCCGTCACCTTCCACGTGGAGGCGGCGGCCGCCCCCGTACGGCTGGCGCGCGAGATCAGGGCCAAGGGCGCGAAGGCGTCGATGGCGCTGAAGCCCGCGACGCCCATCGAGCCGTACGAGGATCTGCTGCCCGAGCTGGACATGCTGCTGATCATGACGGTGGAGCCCGGCTTCGGCGGCCAGGCGTTCCTGGACATCATGCTGCCCAAGATCCGCCGGACCCGGGAGCTGATCTCCAAGCACGGCCTCGAACTGTGGCTCCAGGTCGACGGCGGCGTCTCCGCCACCACCATCGAGCGCTGCGCGGAGGCGGGCGCCGACGTGTTCGTCGCCGGATCCGCGGTGTACGGGACGGACGACCCGGCGGCGGCCGTGCGGATGCTGCGCAACCAGGCGACCGAGGCCACCGCGGCGGCCTCCTGGGCCTGCGGACACTGA
- a CDS encoding sugar-binding transcriptional regulator, which yields MNRSEEIAVPGMSAGRPGLRMGPAELVQAAAMARRFYLEGKSKIQIAEEFGVSRFKVARVLETALERDLVRIEIRVPAELDAERSDALRARYGLRHAVVVESPAEGEDESPDPENLGEVAAELLGELVVEGDVLGLAWGRSTIHMAAALDRLPPCTVVQLTGVYDAGTAERGSVEAVRRAAQVSGGEAHPIYAPMLLPDPATAAALRGQTGIARAFEYFDKVTVAAVSIGSWEPGISTVHDMLTDEERTHYSTLGVAAEMSAHLFDAEGRLVGRDLGERCITVEADRLRRIPEVVAIAGGLRKAEAIGAVLRSGLVTSLVTDTAAADFLLTEFTPAPKPALERADPDAA from the coding sequence GTGAACAGAAGTGAGGAGATCGCGGTGCCTGGTATGTCGGCAGGTCGGCCGGGGCTGCGGATGGGACCTGCGGAGCTGGTGCAGGCGGCGGCCATGGCGCGTCGCTTCTATCTGGAGGGCAAGTCCAAGATCCAGATCGCCGAGGAGTTCGGCGTCAGCCGCTTCAAGGTGGCGCGGGTCCTGGAGACGGCCCTGGAGCGCGATCTCGTACGGATCGAGATCCGGGTCCCCGCCGAACTCGACGCCGAGCGCTCCGACGCGCTGCGCGCCCGTTACGGCCTGCGCCACGCGGTGGTCGTCGAATCGCCCGCCGAGGGCGAGGACGAGTCGCCCGACCCGGAGAACCTCGGCGAGGTGGCCGCCGAACTCCTCGGCGAACTGGTGGTCGAGGGCGATGTGCTGGGCCTCGCCTGGGGCCGCTCCACCATCCACATGGCCGCCGCGCTCGACCGGCTGCCGCCCTGCACGGTCGTCCAGCTCACCGGCGTCTACGACGCGGGCACAGCGGAACGCGGTTCCGTCGAGGCGGTACGGCGTGCCGCCCAGGTCTCCGGCGGCGAGGCGCACCCCATCTACGCGCCGATGCTGCTTCCCGACCCGGCCACCGCCGCCGCGCTGCGCGGCCAGACCGGGATCGCGCGCGCCTTCGAGTACTTCGACAAGGTCACCGTCGCGGCCGTCTCCATCGGCTCCTGGGAGCCCGGCATCTCCACGGTCCACGACATGCTCACCGACGAGGAGCGGACGCACTACTCCACGCTCGGCGTCGCCGCCGAGATGTCCGCGCACCTCTTCGACGCCGAGGGGCGGCTCGTCGGCCGCGATCTGGGCGAGCGGTGCATCACGGTCGAGGCCGACCGGCTGCGCCGTATCCCCGAGGTCGTGGCGATCGCGGGCGGGCTGCGCAAGGCCGAGGCGATCGGCGCCGTCCTGCGGTCGGGGCTGGTGACCAGTCTGGTCACGGACACCGCGGCGGCCGACTTCCTGCTGACGGAGTTCACCCCCGCGCCCAAGCCCGCCCTGGAGCGCGCGGACCCCGACGCCGCGTGA
- a CDS encoding GuaB1 family IMP dehydrogenase-related protein, which yields MRFLNDQQPSYDLTYDDVFMVPSRSAVGSRQAVDLSAQDGTGTTIPLVVANMTAIAGRRMAETVARRGGLVVIPQDIPIEVVTDVISWVKTRHLVLDTPIVLAPLQTVGDALSLLPKRAHGAGVVVDGENRPVGIVTEHDLSGVDRFTQLSEVMSKDLVLIAADMDPGEAFHTLDNANRKLAPAVDADGRLVGILTRKGALRATLYTPATDAAGKLRVAAAVGVNGDVAGKAAQLLDAGVDTLVVDTAHGHQESMIAAVGAVRALDPKVPVVAGNIVSAQGVRDLIEAGADIVKVGVGPGAMCTTRMMTGVGRPQFSAVLECAAEARKHGKHVWADGGVRHPRDVAMALAAGASNVMIGSWFAGTYESPGDLQQSSDGRLYKESFGMASARAVRNRTSEESAYDRARKALFEEGISTSRMFLDPARPGVEDLIDSIIAGVRSSCTYAGANSVEEFTEKAVVGVQSAAGYAEGKPLHASWS from the coding sequence GTGCGTTTCCTCAATGACCAGCAGCCGTCGTACGACCTGACGTACGACGACGTCTTCATGGTGCCGAGCCGGTCCGCCGTGGGCTCCCGCCAGGCGGTGGACCTCTCCGCCCAGGACGGCACCGGCACCACCATCCCCCTCGTCGTCGCGAACATGACCGCGATCGCCGGCCGCCGGATGGCCGAGACCGTCGCCCGGCGCGGCGGTCTCGTCGTCATCCCGCAGGACATCCCGATCGAGGTCGTCACCGACGTCATCTCCTGGGTCAAGACGCGCCACCTGGTGCTCGACACCCCGATCGTGCTGGCCCCCCTCCAGACCGTGGGGGACGCGCTGTCCCTGCTGCCCAAGCGGGCGCACGGCGCGGGCGTCGTGGTCGACGGCGAGAACCGGCCGGTCGGGATCGTCACCGAGCACGACCTGAGCGGGGTCGACCGCTTCACCCAGCTCTCCGAGGTCATGTCGAAGGACCTGGTGCTGATCGCGGCGGACATGGACCCGGGCGAGGCGTTCCACACCCTCGACAACGCCAACCGCAAGCTCGCCCCCGCGGTCGACGCCGACGGCCGGCTGGTCGGCATCCTCACCCGTAAGGGCGCCCTGCGCGCCACCCTCTACACGCCCGCCACCGACGCCGCGGGCAAGCTGCGCGTCGCCGCCGCCGTCGGCGTCAACGGCGATGTCGCCGGCAAGGCGGCGCAGCTGCTCGACGCGGGCGTCGACACGCTCGTCGTCGACACGGCCCACGGCCACCAGGAGTCGATGATCGCCGCGGTCGGGGCGGTGCGCGCGCTCGACCCGAAGGTGCCGGTCGTCGCGGGCAACATCGTCTCCGCCCAGGGCGTCCGCGATCTGATCGAGGCCGGCGCGGACATCGTCAAGGTCGGGGTCGGCCCCGGCGCCATGTGCACCACCCGCATGATGACCGGCGTGGGCCGGCCGCAGTTCTCCGCCGTCCTGGAGTGCGCCGCCGAGGCCCGCAAGCACGGCAAGCACGTCTGGGCCGACGGCGGCGTCCGTCACCCGCGCGATGTCGCCATGGCGCTCGCCGCGGGCGCCTCGAACGTCATGATCGGCTCCTGGTTCGCCGGTACGTACGAGTCCCCGGGCGACCTCCAGCAGTCCTCCGACGGCCGGCTCTACAAGGAGTCCTTCGGCATGGCCTCGGCCCGCGCCGTCCGCAACCGTACGAGCGAGGAGTCCGCCTACGACCGGGCGCGCAAGGCGCTGTTCGAGGAGGGCATCTCCACCTCGCGGATGTTCCTCGACCCGGCCCGCCCCGGCGTCGAGGACCTGATCGACTCGATCATCGCGGGCGTGCGCTCCTCCTGCACCTACGCGGGCGCCAACTCCGTCGAGGAGTTCACCGAGAAGGCCGTCGTCGGCGTCCAGAGCGCCGCCGGATACGCCGAGGGCAAGCCGCTGCACGCCAGTTGGAGCTAG
- a CDS encoding RNA polymerase sigma factor SigF, which produces MSTANTVTTGRTGYGSRPGAEAADLRLPHVPCPAEVAPRDARELSKLFFARLTRLEEGTREHSYVRNTLIELNLALVRYAATRFRHRADQMDDIVQVGTIGLIKAIDRFELSREVEFATFAVPYVVGEIKRFFRDTSWAVHVPRRLQELRLDLAKATDELSQRLDRAPTTAQLAHHLGLDEEEIIEGIVASNGYTAGSIDIPADDTSDSPPPLADRLGAPDAALEAVEDVQSLKPLLAALSDRERRIVRMRFGDEMTQAEIGAELGVSQMQVSRLLSRITGQLRAGLLAAA; this is translated from the coding sequence GTGTCCACGGCGAATACGGTCACGACCGGACGCACGGGGTACGGAAGCCGCCCGGGGGCCGAGGCGGCCGACCTGAGGCTTCCCCACGTCCCCTGCCCGGCCGAAGTGGCACCCCGGGACGCCCGGGAGCTGTCGAAACTCTTCTTCGCCCGGCTGACCCGGCTGGAGGAGGGCACGCGCGAGCACAGCTACGTGCGCAACACCCTGATCGAGCTGAACCTCGCGCTCGTGCGCTACGCCGCCACCCGCTTCCGGCACCGCGCCGACCAGATGGACGACATCGTCCAGGTCGGCACCATCGGCCTGATCAAGGCGATCGACCGCTTCGAACTCAGCCGGGAGGTGGAGTTCGCGACCTTCGCCGTCCCGTACGTCGTCGGGGAGATCAAGCGGTTCTTCCGGGACACCAGCTGGGCCGTGCACGTGCCCCGCAGGCTCCAGGAGCTCCGCCTCGACCTGGCCAAGGCCACCGACGAGCTGTCCCAGCGCCTCGACCGCGCGCCCACCACCGCCCAGCTCGCGCACCACCTCGGGCTGGACGAGGAGGAGATCATCGAGGGCATCGTCGCGAGCAACGGCTACACGGCGGGATCGATCGACATCCCCGCCGACGACACGTCGGACTCGCCGCCCCCGCTCGCCGACCGGCTGGGCGCGCCCGACGCGGCGCTGGAGGCGGTCGAGGACGTCCAGTCGCTGAAGCCGCTCCTCGCGGCGCTGAGCGACAGGGAGCGGCGCATCGTGCGGATGCGGTTCGGCGACGAGATGACGCAGGCCGAGATCGGAGCCGAACTCGGCGTCTCCCAGATGCAGGTGTCGCGCCTGCTGAGCCGCATCACCGGCCAGCTGCGGGCGGGCCTGCTGGCCGCCGCGTAG
- a CDS encoding Lrp/AsnC family transcriptional regulator — protein MRLNDLDERIVHALAEDARRTYADIGSRIGLSAPAVKRRVDRLRAAGAITGFTVRVDPAALGWRTEGFIEIHCGRNTSPEVIHRSLERMPEVVAASTVTGEADAIAQVFAADMRHFEQVLERIAGEPYVERTKSVLVLSPLLRRSSPGAPR, from the coding sequence GTGCGACTCAACGATCTCGACGAACGCATCGTCCACGCCCTCGCCGAGGACGCCCGCCGCACCTACGCCGACATCGGCTCCCGTATCGGCCTGTCCGCGCCCGCCGTGAAGCGGCGCGTCGACCGGCTGCGCGCGGCGGGGGCGATCACCGGCTTCACCGTACGGGTCGATCCGGCGGCGCTGGGCTGGCGGACCGAGGGGTTCATCGAGATCCACTGCGGCCGCAACACCTCGCCCGAGGTCATCCACCGGAGCCTCGAACGGATGCCGGAGGTGGTGGCGGCCTCCACCGTCACCGGGGAAGCGGACGCGATCGCGCAGGTCTTCGCCGCCGACATGCGCCACTTCGAGCAGGTGCTCGAACGCATCGCGGGCGAGCCGTATGTGGAGCGCACCAAGTCGGTGCTCGTCCTCTCCCCGCTGCTGCGCCGCTCCTCCCCGGGCGCCCCGCGTTGA
- a CDS encoding nuclear transport factor 2 family protein → MTVTTDEYERLTRRLRDLEDKEALRALMIHGWRALDRKDWDTWIECWAPDAVLEFGPWEEIRGRAAVRDRVVAAESPYPGMQHHILNMAFDVAGDRATGVGYMWFVAVTGPGGTSAPYSMGGPYDWEFRRGPEGWLLTRQRLGVLWTRGEDPARAFE, encoded by the coding sequence ATGACCGTCACCACCGACGAGTACGAGCGACTGACGCGACGCCTGCGCGACCTGGAGGACAAGGAGGCCCTGCGCGCGCTCATGATCCACGGCTGGAGGGCGCTGGACCGCAAGGACTGGGACACCTGGATCGAGTGCTGGGCGCCGGACGCCGTGCTGGAGTTCGGGCCCTGGGAGGAGATCCGCGGGAGGGCGGCGGTACGGGACCGGGTGGTCGCGGCGGAATCCCCGTACCCGGGCATGCAGCACCACATCCTGAACATGGCGTTCGACGTGGCGGGCGACCGGGCGACCGGCGTCGGCTACATGTGGTTCGTCGCCGTCACCGGACCCGGCGGGACGTCCGCGCCGTACTCGATGGGAGGCCCCTACGACTGGGAGTTCCGCAGGGGCCCCGAGGGGTGGCTGCTGACCCGGCAGAGGCTCGGGGTGCTGTGGACCCGGGGCGAGGACCCTGCGCGGGCGTTCGAGTAG
- a CDS encoding helix-turn-helix transcriptional regulator: MTGNDLGDFLRAHRARLLPGEVGLVSYGHRRVAGLRREEVAVLAGMNADYYARLEQGRESSPSAQVLDAISAALRMDDEARDHLYRLADAVPAGLRAHPRETVGPTLRLLLDGYRHTPAFVLNPALDLLAANPAADALFSPFDSADNLARMIFLDPAGRRFYAQWHRAAEAAVANLRQSTGLVPHYPRLREVVRTLAAASEEFAVLWAAQTVQGKSHDDAKELVHPEVGPLSLTYETFDVRGARGQQLVIYHARPASPTAQALTLLGTLDATRRSVPRQ; this comes from the coding sequence ATGACCGGTAACGACCTCGGGGACTTCCTGCGCGCCCACCGCGCGCGTCTGCTGCCCGGCGAGGTGGGACTGGTGTCCTACGGGCACCGGCGCGTGGCGGGCCTGCGGCGGGAGGAGGTGGCCGTCCTGGCCGGGATGAACGCCGACTACTACGCCCGCCTGGAACAGGGGCGCGAGTCCAGCCCCTCTGCGCAGGTCCTCGACGCGATCAGCGCCGCACTGCGCATGGACGACGAGGCCCGCGACCACCTGTACCGGCTGGCGGACGCCGTGCCCGCCGGCCTGCGGGCGCACCCCCGGGAGACCGTCGGCCCGACGCTGCGCCTGCTGCTGGACGGCTACCGGCACACCCCGGCGTTCGTCCTCAACCCGGCCCTGGACCTCCTGGCGGCCAATCCGGCGGCCGACGCGCTGTTCTCCCCGTTCGACAGCGCGGACAACCTCGCCCGGATGATCTTCCTGGACCCGGCGGGCCGGCGCTTCTACGCACAGTGGCACCGGGCCGCCGAGGCCGCGGTGGCCAATCTGCGCCAGAGCACCGGCCTCGTCCCGCACTACCCCCGCCTGCGGGAGGTCGTCAGGACGCTTGCCGCGGCGAGTGAGGAGTTCGCCGTCCTCTGGGCGGCGCAGACCGTCCAAGGGAAGAGCCACGACGACGCCAAGGAACTCGTCCACCCCGAGGTCGGGCCGCTGTCGCTGACCTACGAGACCTTCGACGTACGGGGAGCGCGCGGCCAGCAACTGGTGATCTACCACGCGCGGCCGGCGAGCCCCACCGCCCAGGCCCTCACCCTGCTGGGCACCCTCGACGCCACCCGCCGCAGCGTCCCCCGGCAATGA
- a CDS encoding carbon-nitrogen hydrolase family protein: MPPLRTALLQSSGRPGSVAANLEVLEAAAERASAAGAGLLVCPEMFLTGYAIADAVPRLAEPADGPGAGAVAAIAVRHGLGVLYGYPERAGELIFNAAQLIGPDGERLANYRKTHLFGCFERAWFTPGEHAVVQAELAGLRLGIMICYDVEFPENVRAHALAGTDLLLVPTAQMHPFQFVAESVVPVRAFENQMYVAYVNRTGPEGEFEFVGLSCLAAPDGATRVRAGRGEELVIGEVDPALLSASRAANPYLQDRRPGLYGSLV; the protein is encoded by the coding sequence ATGCCGCCCCTGCGCACCGCCCTGCTCCAGAGTTCCGGCCGCCCCGGTTCGGTGGCCGCGAATCTGGAGGTTCTGGAGGCGGCGGCCGAGCGCGCCTCGGCGGCCGGGGCCGGGCTGCTGGTGTGCCCCGAGATGTTCCTGACCGGGTACGCCATCGCCGACGCGGTCCCCCGGCTGGCCGAGCCGGCCGACGGCCCGGGGGCCGGGGCCGTCGCCGCGATCGCGGTACGGCACGGACTCGGGGTGCTCTACGGCTACCCCGAGCGGGCCGGAGAGCTGATCTTCAACGCCGCGCAGCTGATCGGACCCGACGGGGAGCGGCTCGCGAACTACCGCAAGACCCATCTCTTCGGCTGTTTCGAGCGCGCGTGGTTCACCCCGGGGGAGCACGCCGTCGTCCAGGCCGAACTGGCGGGGCTGCGGCTGGGGATCATGATCTGCTACGACGTGGAGTTCCCGGAGAACGTACGGGCCCACGCCCTCGCCGGCACCGATCTGCTGCTCGTGCCCACCGCGCAGATGCACCCCTTCCAGTTCGTCGCCGAATCCGTGGTGCCGGTCCGGGCGTTCGAGAACCAGATGTACGTGGCGTATGTGAACAGGACCGGCCCGGAAGGCGAGTTCGAGTTCGTCGGGCTGAGCTGTCTGGCCGCGCCCGACGGCGCGACCCGGGTGCGCGCTGGGCGCGGGGAGGAACTGGTCATCGGTGAGGTCGACCCGGCGCTGCTGAGCGCCTCGCGCGCGGCCAACCCGTACCTCCAGGACCGCCGCCCCGGGCTGTACGGCTCCCTCGTCTGA
- a CDS encoding flavin monoamine oxidase family protein, translating into MTSTSPASGHRPRPEAGPGELPPITMVGPDFPYPYDDFLAHPAGLGQIPATEHGAEVAVIGGGLSGMITAYELMKMGLKPVVYEADRIGGRLRTVGFDGCDPELTAEMGAMRFPPSSTALQHYIDLVGLRTRPFPNPLAPDTPSTVIDLKGTSHYARTADDLPQVFRDVMDAWNTCLEEGADFSDMNRALRERDVPRVREIWARLVEKLDDQTFYGFLCDSPAFASFRHREIFGQVGFGTGGWDTDFPHSILEILRVVYTEADDHHRSIVGGSGQLPLRLWEREPGKITHWPAGTSLSSLHGGAPRPAVTRLHRTAGDRITVTDASGAIRTYRAAVFTAQSWLLLSRIACDDTLFPIDHWTAMERTHYMESSKLFVPVDRPFWLDESVDDRGEPTGRDVMSMTLTDRMTRGTYLLDNGPGRPAVICLSYTWCDDSLKWLPLSAEERMEVMLNSLGEIYPKVDIRRHVIGSPVTVSWENEPWFMGAFKANLPGHYRYQRRLFTHFMQDRLPADKRGIFLAGDDISWTAGWAEGAVQTALNAVWGVMRHFGGATDPTNPGPGDLFDALAPVELPED; encoded by the coding sequence ATGACGTCCACATCGCCCGCCTCCGGCCACCGCCCCCGGCCGGAGGCCGGCCCCGGCGAGCTGCCGCCCATCACCATGGTCGGCCCCGACTTCCCCTACCCGTACGACGACTTCCTCGCCCACCCCGCCGGGCTCGGCCAGATCCCCGCGACCGAGCACGGCGCCGAGGTCGCCGTCATCGGCGGCGGGCTCTCCGGGATGATCACCGCGTACGAGCTGATGAAGATGGGCCTCAAGCCGGTGGTGTACGAGGCGGACCGGATCGGCGGCCGGCTCCGTACGGTCGGCTTCGACGGGTGCGATCCCGAACTGACCGCCGAGATGGGCGCGATGCGCTTCCCGCCCTCCTCCACCGCCCTCCAGCACTACATCGATCTGGTGGGTCTGCGCACCCGGCCGTTCCCCAACCCGCTGGCCCCGGACACGCCGTCGACCGTCATCGACCTGAAGGGCACCTCCCACTACGCCAGGACCGCCGACGACCTGCCGCAGGTCTTCCGCGATGTCATGGACGCCTGGAACACCTGTCTCGAAGAGGGCGCCGACTTCTCCGACATGAACCGGGCGCTGCGCGAGCGCGACGTCCCGCGCGTCCGGGAGATCTGGGCGCGGCTGGTCGAGAAGCTCGACGACCAGACCTTCTACGGCTTCCTCTGCGACTCGCCCGCCTTCGCGTCCTTCCGCCACCGGGAGATCTTCGGCCAGGTCGGCTTCGGCACCGGCGGCTGGGACACCGACTTCCCGCACTCCATCCTGGAGATCCTGCGGGTGGTCTACACGGAGGCCGACGACCACCACCGCTCCATCGTCGGCGGCAGCGGACAGCTTCCGCTGCGGCTGTGGGAGCGCGAGCCGGGCAAGATCACCCACTGGCCCGCCGGTACCTCGCTCTCCTCACTGCACGGCGGCGCTCCCCGGCCCGCCGTCACCCGGCTGCACCGCACCGCCGGCGACCGGATCACCGTCACCGACGCCTCGGGCGCCATCCGCACCTACCGCGCGGCGGTCTTCACCGCGCAGTCCTGGCTGCTGCTCTCCCGGATCGCCTGTGACGACACGCTCTTCCCGATCGACCACTGGACGGCGATGGAGCGCACCCACTACATGGAGTCGTCCAAGCTGTTCGTCCCCGTCGACCGGCCGTTCTGGCTGGACGAGTCCGTGGACGACCGGGGTGAGCCGACGGGACGCGACGTCATGTCGATGACGCTCACCGACCGGATGACGCGCGGCACCTACCTGCTGGACAACGGCCCCGGCCGGCCCGCCGTCATCTGTCTCTCGTACACCTGGTGCGACGACAGCCTCAAATGGCTTCCGCTCTCCGCCGAGGAGCGGATGGAGGTCATGCTGAACTCGCTGGGCGAGATCTATCCGAAGGTCGACATCCGCCGCCATGTCATCGGCAGCCCGGTGACCGTTTCCTGGGAGAACGAGCCCTGGTTCATGGGCGCCTTCAAGGCGAACCTGCCCGGCCACTACCGCTATCAGCGGCGCCTGTTCACCCACTTCATGCAGGACCGGCTGCCCGCCGACAAGCGCGGGATCTTCCTCGCCGGGGACGACATCTCGTGGACGGCGGGCTGGGCCGAGGGCGCCGTGCAGACCGCGCTCAACGCGGTGTGGGGCGTGATGCGCCACTTCGGCGGCGCCACCGACCCCACCAACCCGGGGCCCGGCGATCTGTTCGACGCGCTCGCGCCGGTCGAACTCCCCGAGGACTGA
- a CDS encoding glycoside hydrolase family 6 protein translates to MAGTRARRRTERLERRRAVRRHAMAVVVSVVVAAGTVSGMMSASGGPPERDTAGPEVRRSPGPLPAIPSPVASRPAPTDPAPPVPSPALSSASAPAPVAPAPPPAPSPSRTAAPAARTEPAAAPLYRHPDSQVLDWVAGHRDDPRRPLIESRIAARPAAVWFPAYNPGAVTGEVRSVTAGAAAAGRVPVLVPYAIPDRDCGGASQGGAPDLDAYDDWIRDFAAGLEEGPAIVILEPDSVALSDCLDAPERAARYASLARAGRTIHAAAPGAKVYFDAGHSGWHPAGKQAALLRAAGAAGSGDGIFTNVSNFHRTADEADYARRVLAALDGPARLGAVIDTSRNGNGAPPDGQWCDPAGRALGRAPTTETGEARIDAYLWVKLPGESDGCRGTAGSFTPEYAYRLAKG, encoded by the coding sequence GTGGCGGGAACGCGTGCTCGGCGCCGTACGGAACGGCTCGAACGGCGGCGTGCGGTCCGCCGCCACGCCATGGCCGTCGTGGTCTCGGTGGTGGTGGCGGCCGGTACGGTCAGCGGGATGATGTCCGCGTCCGGCGGTCCGCCGGAGCGGGACACGGCCGGGCCCGAGGTGAGGCGTTCGCCGGGGCCGCTGCCCGCGATCCCGTCGCCCGTCGCCTCCCGGCCGGCGCCGACGGATCCGGCCCCGCCCGTACCCTCCCCGGCGCTCTCCTCGGCGTCGGCCCCGGCGCCCGTCGCGCCCGCGCCGCCCCCGGCTCCGTCCCCGTCCCGTACGGCGGCGCCCGCCGCGCGTACCGAGCCGGCGGCGGCGCCGCTCTACCGCCACCCCGACTCCCAGGTGCTCGACTGGGTGGCCGGGCACCGCGACGACCCCCGGCGGCCGCTGATCGAGTCGCGGATCGCGGCGCGGCCCGCCGCCGTCTGGTTCCCCGCGTACAACCCGGGTGCCGTCACCGGCGAGGTCCGCTCCGTGACGGCCGGGGCCGCCGCGGCCGGTCGGGTGCCCGTGCTGGTGCCGTACGCGATCCCCGACCGGGACTGCGGGGGCGCCTCCCAGGGCGGGGCGCCCGATCTCGACGCGTACGACGACTGGATACGGGACTTCGCGGCCGGTCTGGAGGAGGGGCCGGCGATCGTGATCCTCGAACCCGACTCGGTGGCGCTCTCCGACTGTCTGGACGCGCCGGAGCGCGCCGCGCGGTACGCGTCCCTGGCCCGCGCCGGGCGGACGATCCACGCCGCCGCCCCCGGGGCGAAGGTCTACTTCGACGCGGGCCACTCCGGCTGGCATCCGGCCGGGAAGCAGGCGGCCCTGCTGCGCGCGGCGGGAGCCGCCGGCAGCGGTGACGGCATCTTCACCAACGTCTCCAACTTCCACCGCACCGCCGACGAGGCGGACTACGCCCGCCGGGTGCTCGCCGCGCTCGACGGCCCGGCCCGGCTCGGCGCCGTCATCGACACCAGCCGCAACGGCAACGGGGCCCCGCCGGACGGACAGTGGTGCGATCCGGCGGGCCGGGCGCTCGGGCGGGCCCCGACGACGGAGACGGGCGAGGCGCGGATCGACGCCTACCTCTGGGTGAAGCTGCCGGGGGAGTCGGACGGCTGCCGGGGCACGGCGGGCTCGTTCACCCCCGAGTACGCCTACCGGCTGGCGAAGGGGTGA